GAGCACTTCATCTACGACGACGACGGCAATCCCCTCACCACCACGTTCATGGACTACCTCCTTCCGACGACCACCGAGATCCCCGAAGTCGAGGTCGGACACATCGAGACGCCGGCCTCGAGCAATCCCGGCGGCTACAAGGGGATGGGGGAAGGCGGTGCCATCGGTGCCCACGCCGCGGTGGCCAATGCGGTGGCCGATGCCCTCTCCCATCTCGGGGTCAAGGTGACGAGCACACCGCTCGGACCCCGGGAGATCTTCGAGCTGGTGCAGGCAGCGGGCGGGATGCCCACCCCCGCGGGTGCCCCCAGTCCGTGAAACCGGCCCCGTTCGCGTACCACCGAGCTGTAAGCGCCGACCATGCGCTCTCGCTTCTTTCGGAGCTGGGAGACGACGCCAAGATCCTGGCCGGTGGCCAGAGTCTGGTGCCTCTCCTGGCTCTGCGTCTCACCCGCTTCGATCACCTGATCGACATCAACCGGGCTGAGGATCTGTTTGGAGTCGATGCCGGTGCCGAGGAGGTGACCGTCGGCGCCATGGTGCGCCAGGCGGCGTTGACGGGCCCTTCCGACGTGACGGCCGCCGTCCCGCTTCTCCCGGCGGCGACGCGCCACATCGGCCATTTCCAGATCCGCAATCGCGGCACCCTGGGAGGATCGCTGTCGCATGGCGATCCCGCCGCCGAGTACCCGGCGGTGGCGCTGGCCCTCGACGCCCGCATGAACCTGCGCTCTCAGCGGGGCAGCCGGGCCGTTTCCACGGCCGAGTTCTTCGTCTCCACCTTCGTCACATCCGTCCAGCCGGACGAGCTGCTCGAATCCGTCACCTTCCCGGTCTGGGGGCCGGGGAGCGGCTTCGCCGTGCACGAGGCCGCCCGCCGGGTCGGGGACTTTGCCATCGCGGGGTCGGCGGCCGGCCTCCAGGCTGACCGATCAGGACGGGTGGTCAGGGCGGCGGTGGCCCTGTTCGGCATGGGCTCGACACCCGTCCGGGCCACTGGCGCCGAATCGGCTCTGGTCGGCCGGACCGCATTGGAGCTGGGCCAGGGGGCGCTGGCCGAAGTGGCCCGACTGGCGGTCCACGATGTCGATGCCCCGTCCGACATCCATGCTTCGTCCGCCTACCGAAGCGTCGTCGGCGCCGCCATGGTCGAACGGGCCCTTACCGACGCGCTGGGTACCGCCATCGGAGAGGGAGGTCGCTAGTGGTGGCGCCGGTGCCTGTGAGCGTACGCGTGAACGAGGAGGAGTTCAGCGCCGAAGTCGACCCCCGACTGACCCTGGCCGACTTCCTGCGGGGGGAGTGCGGGCTGACGGGCACCCATCTGGCCTGTGAGCACGGGGTGTGCGGCGCGTGCACCGTGATGGTGGACGAGGTGGCCGTGAGGGCGTGCCTGATGTTCGCCGTACAGGCCGACTGCTGCTCGGTGCTGACCATCGAGGGCCTGGCCCCCGGTCCCGACCGGCTCCATCCGGTGCAGCAGGCCTTCATGGAGTGTCACGGGCTGCAGTGCGGGTTCTGCACGCCCGGATTCGTGATGTCGGTCCACGCCTTCCTCCGCGACAACCCCGACCCGACCGACGAGGAGATCCGCGAGGGCCTGGCGGGCAACCTCTGCCGCTGCACCGGGTACCAGGGCATCCTGCGGGCCGTCAGAATGGCTGCTCGAGGATCCTCTCCCTCCCACTGACGCGTGTGAGCGAGGGAGAGCACGGCGGGTACAGTGCGCGCCCATGTTGTTCGGTGCGACTTCGCAGCCAGTGGTCATTGTTCCACACGGAGTAACGACGTGGGACTGGATACACGCCGGCATCATCGCCGCGGTGACCATCGCGTTGTGCCTGGTCCCGCGGAGGACCGTCGGTAGGGTC
This genomic stretch from Acidimicrobiales bacterium harbors:
- a CDS encoding xanthine dehydrogenase family protein molybdopterin-binding subunit translates to EHFIYDDDGNPLTTTFMDYLLPTTTEIPEVEVGHIETPASSNPGGYKGMGEGGAIGAHAAVANAVADALSHLGVKVTSTPLGPREIFELVQAAGGMPTPAGAPSP
- a CDS encoding FAD binding domain-containing protein, producing MKPAPFAYHRAVSADHALSLLSELGDDAKILAGGQSLVPLLALRLTRFDHLIDINRAEDLFGVDAGAEEVTVGAMVRQAALTGPSDVTAAVPLLPAATRHIGHFQIRNRGTLGGSLSHGDPAAEYPAVALALDARMNLRSQRGSRAVSTAEFFVSTFVTSVQPDELLESVTFPVWGPGSGFAVHEAARRVGDFAIAGSAAGLQADRSGRVVRAAVALFGMGSTPVRATGAESALVGRTALELGQGALAEVARLAVHDVDAPSDIHASSAYRSVVGAAMVERALTDALGTAIGEGGR
- a CDS encoding (2Fe-2S)-binding protein encodes the protein MSVRVNEEEFSAEVDPRLTLADFLRGECGLTGTHLACEHGVCGACTVMVDEVAVRACLMFAVQADCCSVLTIEGLAPGPDRLHPVQQAFMECHGLQCGFCTPGFVMSVHAFLRDNPDPTDEEIREGLAGNLCRCTGYQGILRAVRMAARGSSPSH